Proteins from a single region of Clupea harengus chromosome 5, Ch_v2.0.2, whole genome shotgun sequence:
- the LOC105912182 gene encoding R3H domain-containing protein 2 isoform X2 — protein MSLSLETDIQKEGESGQLADTGASSTCIASAQLPQQGKEGGGDAPELEENLQQDSQRRSQNHGHGRKRAKSNSKLKLVRSLAVCEESSGPYSADGLPETQDIIQLHISCPSDKEEEKSSKDEYENEEKDKKDKSMRKILSRDSSQEYTDSTGIDVHEFLVNTLKNNPRDRMMLLKLEQDILEFINDDNNQYKKFPQMTSYHRMLLHRVAAYFGMDHNVDQTGKAVIINKTGNTRIPEQRFSEHIKDERNMDFQKRFILKRDDASMDKDDNQIRVPLQDGRRSKSIEEREEEYQRVRDRIFARESSQNGYINDNRLSTEGYSSSSQKRRQIFRGNRESSSRASSSRQSSTDSDMKCLEPRPWSSTDSDSSNRTLRPPVTKASSFSGISILTRGDSLGSKGSQGSARGSRNALPLATLDVCPQAPAPQGGRSLLPCPSNPPQQQSQQPPPPPQQALLPTPTQHPMGNHMMGQPVGSLQPSPQSVSYSSPSCPQVLLPVSPPQQYNMGDELTPQFGQMTLSRQGSSENPDAQPMYQTAPAVLSQHPQPQTGYIMAAPGGQPMPPPSGYQPSGGHTHPPPPPPPPAQPVMQPQPPPQGYMQQPPPQQIQVSYYPAGQYPSSGQQYRPMTHQVSYPQQRAQPMPQPAQQSAGIQTMMPSQQPAYQSMMGVQQQPQNPGMMNPQRPNMGGQLQGQLQGQLQGQMQGQLQGQMQGQMQGQMQGQMQGMMVQYPPMPSYQVPVANESQPVVQQQYQQPVMVPATQSVQGPMPGTAMPVYYSVLTPTQQNNTSQSVGYLQPASSEQYQITQSPSPCNPQQMQQQYSGVPPPGPGVMVMQLSVPNGPQPTQNPPMVQWNPCKYYSLEQRPSKPGELYKPDSNPQASNQMSSPLASPTQSPAPSPSGSVNSVCPGLGPLPLISQFPRPGGPAQGDGRYSLLGQPLQYSLCPPPLMHNQSSYSSHQGQGVMKHGARGKRQTLKSASTDLGTTDVVVSRVLEVTDLPEGITRPEAEKLFNQLSLCGARIQWLKEPHGGQQQQQQQQQQQHQQHQQHHQRGGPSGPGPGPVCSSGSRLSAGGMGDGNDPAHLYTVVAVFPNTMAAQSASFKLNNSGGSLFKLRAAKKNYDLRVLERASSQ, from the exons gaTATCATTCAGCTGCATATCAGCTGCCCTTCagacaaagaggaggagaagtccTCCAAAGATGAGTACGAGAATGAGGAAAAGGACAAGAAGGACAAGAGTATGCGGAAGATCCTCTCCCGCG ACTCCAGCCAAGAGTACACTGACTCCACCGGTATCGATGTGCACGAGTTCTTGGTCAACACACTGAAAAACAACCCCAG GGATCGGATGATGCTGCTCAAACTGGAACAAGATATCCTGGAGTTCATTAATGACGACAA TAACCAGTACAAGAAGTTTCCTCAGATGACCTCCTACCATCGAATGCTGCTGCACAGGGTGGCAGCCTACTTCGGCATGGACCACAACGTGGACCAGACCGGCAAGGCCGTCATCATCAACAAGACGGGCAACACGCGCAT CCCTGAGCAAAGGTTCTCTGAGCACATAAAGGATGAGAGAAACATGGACTTCCAGAAGAGGTTCATCCTGAAAAGGGATGATGCCAGCATGGACAAGGACGATAATCAG ATCCGTGTGCCATTGCAGGATGGGCGGCGCAGCAAGTCCATCGAGGAGCGCGAAGAGGAGTACCAACGGGTACGAGACCGGATCTTTGCCCGTGAG tccTCTCAAAACGGATACATCAACGACAACAG ACTTTCCACTGAAGGCTATTCCTCTAGTTCTCAAAAGAGGAGGCAGATCTTTAG ggGGAACCGCGAGAGCTCCAGCCGGGCTTCGAGCAGCAGGCAGAGCAGCACGGACAGTGACATGAAGTGTCTGGAGCCTCGGCCGTGGAGCAGCACCGACTCGGACAGCTCCAACCGCACGCTGCGCCCGCCCGTCACCAAGGCCAGCAGCTTCTCGGGCATCTCCATCCTGACGCGCGGAGACAGCCTCGGCAGCAAGGGCTCGCAGGGCAGTGCCAGAGGCTCCCGCAACG CTCTTCCCCTGGCCACCCTGGACGTGTGCCCCCAGGCGCCCGCCCCCCAGGGAGGCCGCAGTCTGCTGCCATGCCCATCCAACCCGCCCCAGCAGCAGAGCCAgcagccccctcccccaccacagcaGGCCCTGCTGCCCACGCCCACCCAGCACCCCATGGGCAACCACATGATGGGCCAG ccGGTGGGTTCTCTGCAGCCCTCTCCACAGTCTGTCTCCTACTCCAGCCCCTCCTGTCCCCAGGTCCTCCTGCCCGTCTCTCCTCCCCAGCAGTACAACATG GGTGATGAGCTGACCCCTCAGTTTGGCCAGATGACCCTGAGCCGCCAGGGGTCCAGCGAGAACCCCGATGCCCAGCCCATGTACCAGACTGCGCCCGCCGTCCTCTCCCAGCACCCCCAGCCCCAGACCGGCTACATCATGGCCGCCCCCGGGGGCCAGCCCATGCCCCCTCCTTCCGGCTACCAGCCCAGCGGCGGGCACACCCACCCGCCGCCGCCCCCACCGCCTCCAGCCCAGCCTGTTATGCAGCCCCAGCCGCCTCCACAGGGCTACATGCAGCAACCTCCCCCCCAGCAG ATCCAGGTGTCGTACTACCCTGCAGGCCAGTACCCCAGCTCAGGGCAGCAGTACAGGCCCATGACTCACCAGGTGTCTTACCCCCAGCAGCGCGCTCAGCCCATGCCCCAACCTGCACAGCAGTCTG CCGGTATCCAGACTATGATGCCCAGTCAACAGCCAGCGTACCAGAGCATGATGGGagtgcagcagcagccccagaaCCCAGGCATGATGAACCCCCAGAGGCCTAACATGGGAGGCCAGCTGCAAGGCCAGCTGCAAGGCCAGCTGCAAGGCCAGATGCAAGGCCAGCTGCAAGGCCAGATGCAAGGCCAGATGCAAGGCCAGATGCAAGGCCAGATGCAAGGCATGATGGTCCAGTATCCTCCAATGCCCTCCTATCAG GTGCCAGTGGCCAATGAGAGCCAGCCGGTGGTGCAGCAGCAGTACCAGCAGCCAGTGATGGTTCCTGCCACCCAGTCGGTCCAGGGGCCCATGCCAGGCACGGCCATGCCAGTCTACTACAGTGTCCTAACGCCCACTCAGCAAAACAACACAAG tcaGTCAGTGGGCTATTTGCAGCCGGCCAGCTCTGAGCAGTATCAAATCACCCAGTCCCCCTCACCATGCAACCCCCAGCAAATGCAGCAGCAATATTCAG gtgTGCCACCTCCTGGCCCTGGGGTCATGGTGATGCAACTGAGTGTTCCAAACGGACCCCAGCCCACCCAGAATCCCCCCATGGTCCAGTGGAACCCCTGCAAGTACTACAGCCTGGAGCAGAGGCCTAGCAAGCCTGGGGAGCTTTACAAGCCTGACTCCAatccacag GCCAGTAATCAGATGAGCAGTCCTCTGGCCTCCCCCACCCAGTCCCCCGCCCCATCCCCGTCAGGCAGTGTCAACAGCGTGTGCCCTGGCCTTGGCCCGCTGCCCCTCATCTCTCAGTTCCCTCGGCCTGGAGGACCCgcacaag gCGATGGGCGCTACTCTCTGCTGGGGCAGCCACTGCAGTACAGCTTGTGCCCCCCGCCCCTCATGCACAACCAGTCCTCCTACAGCTCCCATCAG gGCCAAGGAGTCATGAAGCACGGAGCACGAGGCAAAAGACAGACCCTCAAGTCTGCTTCCACAGACCTGGGTACCACTGATGTGG tgGTCAGCCGGGTGCTGGAGGTGACTGACCTTCCGGAAGGTATTACCCGCCCGGAGGCCGAGAAGCTATTCAACCAGCTCTCCCTGTGTGGTGCCAGGATCCAGTGGCTCAAGGAGCCGCACGggggccagcagcagcagcagcagcagcagcagcagcagcatcagcagcatcagcagcatcatcagCGGGGAGGTCCATccggcccaggcccaggccccgTGTGCTCCTCGGGGTCCAGGCTTAGCGCCGGAGGCATGGGGGACGGCAACGACCCGGCACACCTGTACACGGTGGTGGCCGTGTTCCCCAACACCATGGCCGCCCAGAGCGCTTCCTTCAAACTCAACAACAGCGGAGGCAGCCTGTTTAAGCTGCGCGCCGCCAAAAAGAACTATGACCTGCGCGTGCTGGAGCGAGCCAGCTCCCAGtga
- the LOC105912182 gene encoding R3H domain-containing protein 2 isoform X1, whose translation MSLSLETDIQKEGESGQLADTGASSTCIASAQLPQQGKEGGGDAPELEENLQQDSQRRSQNHGHGRKRAKSNSKLKLVRSLAVCEESSGPYSADGLPETQDIIQLHISCPSDKEEEKSSKDEYENEEKDKKDKSMRKILSRDSSQEYTDSTGIDVHEFLVNTLKNNPRDRMMLLKLEQDILEFINDDNNQYKKFPQMTSYHRMLLHRVAAYFGMDHNVDQTGKAVIINKTGNTRIPEQRFSEHIKDERNMDFQKRFILKRDDASMDKDDNQIRVPLQDGRRSKSIEEREEEYQRVRDRIFAREVFFSFQSSQNGYINDNRLSTEGYSSSSQKRRQIFRGNRESSSRASSSRQSSTDSDMKCLEPRPWSSTDSDSSNRTLRPPVTKASSFSGISILTRGDSLGSKGSQGSARGSRNALPLATLDVCPQAPAPQGGRSLLPCPSNPPQQQSQQPPPPPQQALLPTPTQHPMGNHMMGQPVGSLQPSPQSVSYSSPSCPQVLLPVSPPQQYNMGDELTPQFGQMTLSRQGSSENPDAQPMYQTAPAVLSQHPQPQTGYIMAAPGGQPMPPPSGYQPSGGHTHPPPPPPPPAQPVMQPQPPPQGYMQQPPPQQIQVSYYPAGQYPSSGQQYRPMTHQVSYPQQRAQPMPQPAQQSAGIQTMMPSQQPAYQSMMGVQQQPQNPGMMNPQRPNMGGQLQGQLQGQLQGQMQGQLQGQMQGQMQGQMQGQMQGMMVQYPPMPSYQVPVANESQPVVQQQYQQPVMVPATQSVQGPMPGTAMPVYYSVLTPTQQNNTSQSVGYLQPASSEQYQITQSPSPCNPQQMQQQYSGVPPPGPGVMVMQLSVPNGPQPTQNPPMVQWNPCKYYSLEQRPSKPGELYKPDSNPQASNQMSSPLASPTQSPAPSPSGSVNSVCPGLGPLPLISQFPRPGGPAQGDGRYSLLGQPLQYSLCPPPLMHNQSSYSSHQGQGVMKHGARGKRQTLKSASTDLGTTDVVVSRVLEVTDLPEGITRPEAEKLFNQLSLCGARIQWLKEPHGGQQQQQQQQQQQHQQHQQHHQRGGPSGPGPGPVCSSGSRLSAGGMGDGNDPAHLYTVVAVFPNTMAAQSASFKLNNSGGSLFKLRAAKKNYDLRVLERASSQ comes from the exons gaTATCATTCAGCTGCATATCAGCTGCCCTTCagacaaagaggaggagaagtccTCCAAAGATGAGTACGAGAATGAGGAAAAGGACAAGAAGGACAAGAGTATGCGGAAGATCCTCTCCCGCG ACTCCAGCCAAGAGTACACTGACTCCACCGGTATCGATGTGCACGAGTTCTTGGTCAACACACTGAAAAACAACCCCAG GGATCGGATGATGCTGCTCAAACTGGAACAAGATATCCTGGAGTTCATTAATGACGACAA TAACCAGTACAAGAAGTTTCCTCAGATGACCTCCTACCATCGAATGCTGCTGCACAGGGTGGCAGCCTACTTCGGCATGGACCACAACGTGGACCAGACCGGCAAGGCCGTCATCATCAACAAGACGGGCAACACGCGCAT CCCTGAGCAAAGGTTCTCTGAGCACATAAAGGATGAGAGAAACATGGACTTCCAGAAGAGGTTCATCCTGAAAAGGGATGATGCCAGCATGGACAAGGACGATAATCAG ATCCGTGTGCCATTGCAGGATGGGCGGCGCAGCAAGTCCATCGAGGAGCGCGAAGAGGAGTACCAACGGGTACGAGACCGGATCTTTGCCCGTGAG gtgttcttttcttttcagtccTCTCAAAACGGATACATCAACGACAACAG ACTTTCCACTGAAGGCTATTCCTCTAGTTCTCAAAAGAGGAGGCAGATCTTTAG ggGGAACCGCGAGAGCTCCAGCCGGGCTTCGAGCAGCAGGCAGAGCAGCACGGACAGTGACATGAAGTGTCTGGAGCCTCGGCCGTGGAGCAGCACCGACTCGGACAGCTCCAACCGCACGCTGCGCCCGCCCGTCACCAAGGCCAGCAGCTTCTCGGGCATCTCCATCCTGACGCGCGGAGACAGCCTCGGCAGCAAGGGCTCGCAGGGCAGTGCCAGAGGCTCCCGCAACG CTCTTCCCCTGGCCACCCTGGACGTGTGCCCCCAGGCGCCCGCCCCCCAGGGAGGCCGCAGTCTGCTGCCATGCCCATCCAACCCGCCCCAGCAGCAGAGCCAgcagccccctcccccaccacagcaGGCCCTGCTGCCCACGCCCACCCAGCACCCCATGGGCAACCACATGATGGGCCAG ccGGTGGGTTCTCTGCAGCCCTCTCCACAGTCTGTCTCCTACTCCAGCCCCTCCTGTCCCCAGGTCCTCCTGCCCGTCTCTCCTCCCCAGCAGTACAACATG GGTGATGAGCTGACCCCTCAGTTTGGCCAGATGACCCTGAGCCGCCAGGGGTCCAGCGAGAACCCCGATGCCCAGCCCATGTACCAGACTGCGCCCGCCGTCCTCTCCCAGCACCCCCAGCCCCAGACCGGCTACATCATGGCCGCCCCCGGGGGCCAGCCCATGCCCCCTCCTTCCGGCTACCAGCCCAGCGGCGGGCACACCCACCCGCCGCCGCCCCCACCGCCTCCAGCCCAGCCTGTTATGCAGCCCCAGCCGCCTCCACAGGGCTACATGCAGCAACCTCCCCCCCAGCAG ATCCAGGTGTCGTACTACCCTGCAGGCCAGTACCCCAGCTCAGGGCAGCAGTACAGGCCCATGACTCACCAGGTGTCTTACCCCCAGCAGCGCGCTCAGCCCATGCCCCAACCTGCACAGCAGTCTG CCGGTATCCAGACTATGATGCCCAGTCAACAGCCAGCGTACCAGAGCATGATGGGagtgcagcagcagccccagaaCCCAGGCATGATGAACCCCCAGAGGCCTAACATGGGAGGCCAGCTGCAAGGCCAGCTGCAAGGCCAGCTGCAAGGCCAGATGCAAGGCCAGCTGCAAGGCCAGATGCAAGGCCAGATGCAAGGCCAGATGCAAGGCCAGATGCAAGGCATGATGGTCCAGTATCCTCCAATGCCCTCCTATCAG GTGCCAGTGGCCAATGAGAGCCAGCCGGTGGTGCAGCAGCAGTACCAGCAGCCAGTGATGGTTCCTGCCACCCAGTCGGTCCAGGGGCCCATGCCAGGCACGGCCATGCCAGTCTACTACAGTGTCCTAACGCCCACTCAGCAAAACAACACAAG tcaGTCAGTGGGCTATTTGCAGCCGGCCAGCTCTGAGCAGTATCAAATCACCCAGTCCCCCTCACCATGCAACCCCCAGCAAATGCAGCAGCAATATTCAG gtgTGCCACCTCCTGGCCCTGGGGTCATGGTGATGCAACTGAGTGTTCCAAACGGACCCCAGCCCACCCAGAATCCCCCCATGGTCCAGTGGAACCCCTGCAAGTACTACAGCCTGGAGCAGAGGCCTAGCAAGCCTGGGGAGCTTTACAAGCCTGACTCCAatccacag GCCAGTAATCAGATGAGCAGTCCTCTGGCCTCCCCCACCCAGTCCCCCGCCCCATCCCCGTCAGGCAGTGTCAACAGCGTGTGCCCTGGCCTTGGCCCGCTGCCCCTCATCTCTCAGTTCCCTCGGCCTGGAGGACCCgcacaag gCGATGGGCGCTACTCTCTGCTGGGGCAGCCACTGCAGTACAGCTTGTGCCCCCCGCCCCTCATGCACAACCAGTCCTCCTACAGCTCCCATCAG gGCCAAGGAGTCATGAAGCACGGAGCACGAGGCAAAAGACAGACCCTCAAGTCTGCTTCCACAGACCTGGGTACCACTGATGTGG tgGTCAGCCGGGTGCTGGAGGTGACTGACCTTCCGGAAGGTATTACCCGCCCGGAGGCCGAGAAGCTATTCAACCAGCTCTCCCTGTGTGGTGCCAGGATCCAGTGGCTCAAGGAGCCGCACGggggccagcagcagcagcagcagcagcagcagcagcagcatcagcagcatcagcagcatcatcagCGGGGAGGTCCATccggcccaggcccaggccccgTGTGCTCCTCGGGGTCCAGGCTTAGCGCCGGAGGCATGGGGGACGGCAACGACCCGGCACACCTGTACACGGTGGTGGCCGTGTTCCCCAACACCATGGCCGCCCAGAGCGCTTCCTTCAAACTCAACAACAGCGGAGGCAGCCTGTTTAAGCTGCGCGCCGCCAAAAAGAACTATGACCTGCGCGTGCTGGAGCGAGCCAGCTCCCAGtga
- the LOC105912182 gene encoding R3H domain-containing protein 2 isoform X3, whose protein sequence is MSLSLETDIQKEGESGQLADTGASSTCIASAQLPQQGKEGGGDAPELEENLQQDSQRRSQNHGHGRKRAKSNSKLKLVRSLAVCEESSGPYSADGLPETQDIIQLHISCPSDKEEEKSSKDEYENEEKDKKDKSMRKILSRDSSQEYTDSTGIDVHEFLVNTLKNNPRDRMMLLKLEQDILEFINDDNNQYKKFPQMTSYHRMLLHRVAAYFGMDHNVDQTGKAVIINKTGNTRIPEQRFSEHIKDERNMDFQKRFILKRDDASMDKDDNQIRVPLQDGRRSKSIEEREEEYQRVRDRIFAREVFFSFQSSQNGYINDNRGNRESSSRASSSRQSSTDSDMKCLEPRPWSSTDSDSSNRTLRPPVTKASSFSGISILTRGDSLGSKGSQGSARGSRNALPLATLDVCPQAPAPQGGRSLLPCPSNPPQQQSQQPPPPPQQALLPTPTQHPMGNHMMGQPVGSLQPSPQSVSYSSPSCPQVLLPVSPPQQYNMGDELTPQFGQMTLSRQGSSENPDAQPMYQTAPAVLSQHPQPQTGYIMAAPGGQPMPPPSGYQPSGGHTHPPPPPPPPAQPVMQPQPPPQGYMQQPPPQQIQVSYYPAGQYPSSGQQYRPMTHQVSYPQQRAQPMPQPAQQSAGIQTMMPSQQPAYQSMMGVQQQPQNPGMMNPQRPNMGGQLQGQLQGQLQGQMQGQLQGQMQGQMQGQMQGQMQGMMVQYPPMPSYQVPVANESQPVVQQQYQQPVMVPATQSVQGPMPGTAMPVYYSVLTPTQQNNTSQSVGYLQPASSEQYQITQSPSPCNPQQMQQQYSGVPPPGPGVMVMQLSVPNGPQPTQNPPMVQWNPCKYYSLEQRPSKPGELYKPDSNPQASNQMSSPLASPTQSPAPSPSGSVNSVCPGLGPLPLISQFPRPGGPAQGDGRYSLLGQPLQYSLCPPPLMHNQSSYSSHQGQGVMKHGARGKRQTLKSASTDLGTTDVVVSRVLEVTDLPEGITRPEAEKLFNQLSLCGARIQWLKEPHGGQQQQQQQQQQQHQQHQQHHQRGGPSGPGPGPVCSSGSRLSAGGMGDGNDPAHLYTVVAVFPNTMAAQSASFKLNNSGGSLFKLRAAKKNYDLRVLERASSQ, encoded by the exons gaTATCATTCAGCTGCATATCAGCTGCCCTTCagacaaagaggaggagaagtccTCCAAAGATGAGTACGAGAATGAGGAAAAGGACAAGAAGGACAAGAGTATGCGGAAGATCCTCTCCCGCG ACTCCAGCCAAGAGTACACTGACTCCACCGGTATCGATGTGCACGAGTTCTTGGTCAACACACTGAAAAACAACCCCAG GGATCGGATGATGCTGCTCAAACTGGAACAAGATATCCTGGAGTTCATTAATGACGACAA TAACCAGTACAAGAAGTTTCCTCAGATGACCTCCTACCATCGAATGCTGCTGCACAGGGTGGCAGCCTACTTCGGCATGGACCACAACGTGGACCAGACCGGCAAGGCCGTCATCATCAACAAGACGGGCAACACGCGCAT CCCTGAGCAAAGGTTCTCTGAGCACATAAAGGATGAGAGAAACATGGACTTCCAGAAGAGGTTCATCCTGAAAAGGGATGATGCCAGCATGGACAAGGACGATAATCAG ATCCGTGTGCCATTGCAGGATGGGCGGCGCAGCAAGTCCATCGAGGAGCGCGAAGAGGAGTACCAACGGGTACGAGACCGGATCTTTGCCCGTGAG gtgttcttttcttttcagtccTCTCAAAACGGATACATCAACGACAACAG ggGGAACCGCGAGAGCTCCAGCCGGGCTTCGAGCAGCAGGCAGAGCAGCACGGACAGTGACATGAAGTGTCTGGAGCCTCGGCCGTGGAGCAGCACCGACTCGGACAGCTCCAACCGCACGCTGCGCCCGCCCGTCACCAAGGCCAGCAGCTTCTCGGGCATCTCCATCCTGACGCGCGGAGACAGCCTCGGCAGCAAGGGCTCGCAGGGCAGTGCCAGAGGCTCCCGCAACG CTCTTCCCCTGGCCACCCTGGACGTGTGCCCCCAGGCGCCCGCCCCCCAGGGAGGCCGCAGTCTGCTGCCATGCCCATCCAACCCGCCCCAGCAGCAGAGCCAgcagccccctcccccaccacagcaGGCCCTGCTGCCCACGCCCACCCAGCACCCCATGGGCAACCACATGATGGGCCAG ccGGTGGGTTCTCTGCAGCCCTCTCCACAGTCTGTCTCCTACTCCAGCCCCTCCTGTCCCCAGGTCCTCCTGCCCGTCTCTCCTCCCCAGCAGTACAACATG GGTGATGAGCTGACCCCTCAGTTTGGCCAGATGACCCTGAGCCGCCAGGGGTCCAGCGAGAACCCCGATGCCCAGCCCATGTACCAGACTGCGCCCGCCGTCCTCTCCCAGCACCCCCAGCCCCAGACCGGCTACATCATGGCCGCCCCCGGGGGCCAGCCCATGCCCCCTCCTTCCGGCTACCAGCCCAGCGGCGGGCACACCCACCCGCCGCCGCCCCCACCGCCTCCAGCCCAGCCTGTTATGCAGCCCCAGCCGCCTCCACAGGGCTACATGCAGCAACCTCCCCCCCAGCAG ATCCAGGTGTCGTACTACCCTGCAGGCCAGTACCCCAGCTCAGGGCAGCAGTACAGGCCCATGACTCACCAGGTGTCTTACCCCCAGCAGCGCGCTCAGCCCATGCCCCAACCTGCACAGCAGTCTG CCGGTATCCAGACTATGATGCCCAGTCAACAGCCAGCGTACCAGAGCATGATGGGagtgcagcagcagccccagaaCCCAGGCATGATGAACCCCCAGAGGCCTAACATGGGAGGCCAGCTGCAAGGCCAGCTGCAAGGCCAGCTGCAAGGCCAGATGCAAGGCCAGCTGCAAGGCCAGATGCAAGGCCAGATGCAAGGCCAGATGCAAGGCCAGATGCAAGGCATGATGGTCCAGTATCCTCCAATGCCCTCCTATCAG GTGCCAGTGGCCAATGAGAGCCAGCCGGTGGTGCAGCAGCAGTACCAGCAGCCAGTGATGGTTCCTGCCACCCAGTCGGTCCAGGGGCCCATGCCAGGCACGGCCATGCCAGTCTACTACAGTGTCCTAACGCCCACTCAGCAAAACAACACAAG tcaGTCAGTGGGCTATTTGCAGCCGGCCAGCTCTGAGCAGTATCAAATCACCCAGTCCCCCTCACCATGCAACCCCCAGCAAATGCAGCAGCAATATTCAG gtgTGCCACCTCCTGGCCCTGGGGTCATGGTGATGCAACTGAGTGTTCCAAACGGACCCCAGCCCACCCAGAATCCCCCCATGGTCCAGTGGAACCCCTGCAAGTACTACAGCCTGGAGCAGAGGCCTAGCAAGCCTGGGGAGCTTTACAAGCCTGACTCCAatccacag GCCAGTAATCAGATGAGCAGTCCTCTGGCCTCCCCCACCCAGTCCCCCGCCCCATCCCCGTCAGGCAGTGTCAACAGCGTGTGCCCTGGCCTTGGCCCGCTGCCCCTCATCTCTCAGTTCCCTCGGCCTGGAGGACCCgcacaag gCGATGGGCGCTACTCTCTGCTGGGGCAGCCACTGCAGTACAGCTTGTGCCCCCCGCCCCTCATGCACAACCAGTCCTCCTACAGCTCCCATCAG gGCCAAGGAGTCATGAAGCACGGAGCACGAGGCAAAAGACAGACCCTCAAGTCTGCTTCCACAGACCTGGGTACCACTGATGTGG tgGTCAGCCGGGTGCTGGAGGTGACTGACCTTCCGGAAGGTATTACCCGCCCGGAGGCCGAGAAGCTATTCAACCAGCTCTCCCTGTGTGGTGCCAGGATCCAGTGGCTCAAGGAGCCGCACGggggccagcagcagcagcagcagcagcagcagcagcagcatcagcagcatcagcagcatcatcagCGGGGAGGTCCATccggcccaggcccaggccccgTGTGCTCCTCGGGGTCCAGGCTTAGCGCCGGAGGCATGGGGGACGGCAACGACCCGGCACACCTGTACACGGTGGTGGCCGTGTTCCCCAACACCATGGCCGCCCAGAGCGCTTCCTTCAAACTCAACAACAGCGGAGGCAGCCTGTTTAAGCTGCGCGCCGCCAAAAAGAACTATGACCTGCGCGTGCTGGAGCGAGCCAGCTCCCAGtga